The sequence below is a genomic window from Sinorhizobium meliloti.
GCTACAAGGGAGATGAGCTTGCCGTCCGATCCGACCACTAGATCTTCTACGTCGCCGATCCGATCGCTGGAGGCTCCGTAGACGGGCGTATCGAACAGCGCCTCGGCACTCCAGCCGGTGGAATAGATCTGGTCAATTCCCCAGCTTTCGAGGGGGATAATGTCGCCAGCAGCGACGCCGATGTTGGCGCCAGAAGATTGCCCCGCGTTGGCCGATGGGGACGTCGTTTGCGTTGTGACGGCGGTGGGTTCGCCACTGTGCACTATCACGGGTACCAGCGTGTTCGCATACTCGTTCTTTTCGACCGATCCGTTCCCGTCGGCGTCGCCGATGGTCTTCAACCCGGCACGGAATTCTTGAGGCGTCAGATAGCCGTCTTCGGCACCTTGCCAGCCTCCCATCAAATCGGCCGCATTCACCGCCTCATGGAGCTCCTTCTCCGATAGGCGGCCGTCAGAATCTTCGTCAGCCTTTGAGAAGTCCGGCTGTTTCGCCTCGAACCAGTTGCGCCATCCCGTTACAAAGGCGCTCTCGTCGAGACGCAGATCTTCTCCGCTCCAGGCGCGGTGAAGTCCGCGGATGAACTCCTCGCCTCGAATGCGGTTGTCGCCGTTGGTGTCCCATGCCGCGAACGCACGGTCGCTAATCGGCTGCAGTTCGTCGAGCTCGATCCGACCTTTCCGTTCCGGTCTGCACTGTCAAAGGCGTCCTGGGATTGTGCATACGCGATGCCGCTCATGAGCGACGTCACTAGGCACGTAGCCAGCGTTGGAGACAGGCTGGTCATAAGTATGTCCTCCCTGTTCTATGGTTTAGAATTGTTAGCCGCGATCTATCACGCCGCATGCTATTGCATCGCCCGCTGCTCCCGCCGGCTGTGCTCTATAGTCATCAGCTGTGGCATGGATGACGATGGCCGAGCCGTCGTTGTCGAAGAGCGGCATGCTTTCACCGTCGAAGCGCACCCGCTCATTGAAGAGCTCAACGATCATCGTTCCGTCTTCCAGAGCTGTCTGATTTGGAAGATCGCCAGCATGAGGCCCATTCTCATTCATGAAACCGTGTTCGGAGTCCCCGTAGTGGTCGCCGGCCGATGCGAAGGCGTTTGCCGGATCGCAGGCGCCGACTTCGTGGATATGAAAGCCGTGGATGCCGGGCGGCAGATTTGCGAGCTTGGCCTGTATCAGGACGCCGTTAGGCGTAGCCTTCAGCGTCGCCGTGCCTATTGATTCACCCTTTGTGTTCAAGAAGACGGCGCGGGCAACGCTGGGTGCTGATGTGGCCTGCTCCTGTGCGAGGGCCGGTACGGCGAAGACAGTCATGAAGAGGCACGCAGACAAGAGATGTGTCATCTCTCCCTCCCATTGTGCTTTGGATTTTTCGGCACGGCTACGCTCCAGACAGAGGATCGTAGCCTATCATGTGCCAAAAACCGGGAGGCGTCTGTTGAGTTCCACAAGTTCTAAAAAAAATTGAAATATACTTTTGGAATATGTTCCTCGCGCGCCGAGCTTCTACTCTGCTTACCCGTGAATTGAGCGCTGCGATGTTAATGTTTCTCTATCAACAATTGAATATATCAATGGTCTTACTCAATAAAACACTTTTATGTCATAAAGTTACCGAAAAAAAGGCCATCTTCGGCGATGCAACCGCGGCGGTTGTTGCAGAGCGCGCTCCGCGTCTGAGCGGGCCGATGCTGACACGCGACGGTACGGAGTGGGGAATTGGGCCCGGGGAGGGCAGGGGAGGCGATGCGTCGCCCGTCACATCACGGCTGCCAGATGATTGCACCTAAGTCTTCCGGCTCCAGTGCGTCAGCTTCTTAGGAGTTGGCTTGCGACCGCGGCGCCGTGTGGAGGAACAAGTTGTCATGCCCGAGAGGAACTGCACCACCGCCATCGCAACAAGGAAACATGCGGCTGCTATCGTGGGTCGCACTGACCCGGCGTGCCGAGCAGAATGGTCGAACTGTGTAGCCAAACAGGCTCCTGAGAAATTCGCAATCGTCGGCGTCGGGGGTACAACCAAGATATCAGGCGCGCTGCCTACCTTTGTACTTCCGCTCGAACCTGCAAAGGCTCCAAGAACCAAACCTCGACCCTCCCGCACCAAGGCGAATGCCGGAAACGGTTACCGCAAAGGCCGCATGGGTCACATCCGGCAAGCCAGTTTCGAGTTCCCGCACGCGCTGAAAGTCCTGATTACTCACTGAACGCCGCAGCTCAGGAAGCCAAAGCAAAGTGTCAGCGAAGTGTTGAACGGCGCCGTCGAAGCGAATTTCCGGTTACTCTCTGCGCGACCACCCAGGAACCCGCGGCGACGAGACCAGAAAGAAAGATCGCCGCGCCCCAGCGTGCCGTGTCAATGCATTTGCCTCCGCGTCGAAAGAACCACGCGTACGGTGCAGGTCGGAGACCGGCGCATCGAGGTTGTCCCGCCACGCAGGTTGCGACGTGCGGCTCGTTTGCTGCGCATCGTAGGCATGCCTTGCCAGATAACGGTCGAGATAGCCTTGTACGACAAGATTGCCGAGGGCGAGGGCGAAAATTCCCTGCCCCTCACACCAGAAACTGCGATTGAACCTCACTTCAGCGCATCGGCTTCAGTGGTAGACGCACTGCTCACTCCGGGATCTAGGCACATTGCGCTCGCAGCTTGAGGATAGATTATATATCGCGGCAGGTGTGCCCTGGTTCGTGGCGTTGTTTGGGCGAGACAGTTTGGCGCTGGGGAGTCCATCGGCAGAACACCAGACAGCCGGGCTCGCTCATAGGATCTTCTGCTGCCACCAGCCGGTTGGCTTCGGTGGATCGGCACCGAAATCATCTTCTCATTGACCCTCATCCGAAATGAGGATCTGCATGAGGAGCGCGGCGAGCGCTGCTCCGACCGTATCCATCATAATGTCCCAGATTGTGTCATTCTTGCCCTTGATGACATTGGTGGACGCCAATAGATCGAACCACCATTCGAGAACCTCCCAGATCGCCCCGACTGCAATCCCAACAGAAAGGATGACCAAGAAGCCGCGGGGGCCGCGTGCATGGAGCGGCTGCAACGCGGCAAGTAAATAGAATATCCCCAGCCAGAGCGTCAGGGTAAAGACCGTGAAGCCGTGCAAAATCCGGTCGAACCAATACCACTGCCGGTAAAGATCAAGCATATAGCCAGCGACATTCGCGACTAGCGCCAAAGCGGCAAAGGTCCAGGCGAGGCTTCGGCCCTTCTGGGGTGCCTGCATCGTACCTCCGTCAGAGCGAGGCTTCGGCACCTCGGCTCATTCGTCGAGCCCGCCACGGCTGGCGGTACCAATTCAAAACTTAAGTGCACAGTGATGGTTCCGATAATCCTCGGCCACAGAATACGCCGCCGCCGGCCATTTTTCTGCATTGAGCCACGGAGGGTAATCTGCACGGCGGTCTATTTTCGTGATTGGACTTCCCGACTGGTTGGAGGCACGCTTGTTCCGGCGGCA
It includes:
- a CDS encoding superoxide dismutase family protein, with product MTHLLSACLFMTVFAVPALAQEQATSAPSVARAVFLNTKGESIGTATLKATPNGVLIQAKLANLPPGIHGFHIHEVGACDPANAFASAGDHYGDSEHGFMNENGPHAGDLPNQTALEDGTMIVELFNERVRFDGESMPLFDNDGSAIVIHATADDYRAQPAGAAGDAIACGVIDRG